A genomic stretch from Schistosoma haematobium chromosome 2, whole genome shotgun sequence includes:
- the ADD1_8 gene encoding Alpha-adducin (EggNog:ENOG410V6HK~COG:Z), whose amino-acid sequence MRLSSPNKSGTSEAGQHSVTNGFISDGSNVESNSARPWRLGELEFEAMMRHLDNAGCRTGHLYRQEAMASPHRSRRSKVVNGHGGAGRQDDDIQVPPSASSVTATMAYYYDDGVLSGDETETPRPSTLRREFSEKQWFNTPNKYTKEIIEPAPGHQPVPHWVCEREAAVHNAVCNGALPPPAPFHPLTHGAVPLGSTGGPATGTSSVMSPYNVFAPQGSNPKEYREQQKKVKAKYYHDTNTAGPQSRLLDGLTWDEARRVRDEGLVKVLGPRAAALVAGGVTSEMPVAAASKAIIQRDIRNAAVIYDGLYSHQNPFEKITDEELEMYRREIELKNNPDLAAEMDHHLTGQNASFEAPSSTTHLIDSLAVDSGATDLESASELGPSRLAPPPTSGTLTSEPSGTEDMSESDGKHKKKKRRFKLPSFSLKPKDKSKSK is encoded by the exons ATGCGACTATCTTCGCCTAATAAGTCTGGTACTAGTGAAGCAGGACAACATTCAGTAACAAATGGTTTCATCTCAGATGGTTCAAATGTGGAAAGTAATTCGGCCAGACCATGGCGCTTAGGTGAACTTGAATTCGAAGCTATGATGCGTCATTTAGATAACGCTGGGTGTCGTACAGGCCATCTTTATCGGCAG GAGGCTATGGCGAGCCCACATCGATCACGAAGAAGTAAAGTCGTGAATGGACACGGTGGGGCTGGTCGTCAGGACGATGATATACAAGTTCCACCATCTGCTTCGTCTGTAACTGCTACAATggcttattattatgatgacgGAGTTCTTTCGGGCGATGAAACGGAAACACCTAGACCATC aACTCTTAGGCGCGAGTTTTCGGAGAAGCAATGGTTTAACACACCAAACAAATACACTAAAGAAATAATTGAACCTGCTCCAGGCCATCAACCAGTTCCGCATTGGGTTTGTGAACGTGAAGCAGCTGTTCATAATGCTGTTTGTAATGGTGCTCTACCTCCTCCGGCACCATTTCATCCTTTAACTCATGGAGCAGTACCACTTGGTTCAACTGGTGGACCGGCAACTGGGACTTCGTCAGTCATGTCACCCTACAATGTATTTGCTCCTCAAGGTTCTAATCCAAAAGAATATCGCGAGCAGCAAAAGAAA GTCAAGGCGAAGTATTATCATGATACAAATACTGCTGGACCTCAATCTCGACTGTTGGATGGTCTCACATGGGATGAAGCTCGACGAGTTCGTGACGAAGGTTTAGTCAAAGTATTAGGTCCGAGAGCCGCCGCTTTAGTGGCAGGTGGTGTTACTAGCGAAATGCCTGTAGCTGCAGCTAGTAAGGCAATTATCCAACGTGATATACGAAATGCAGCAGTGATATATGAT GGTCTTTATTCTCATCAAAATCCATTCGAGAAAATTACTGATGAAGAATTAGAGATGTATCGACGTGAAATTGAACTTAAAAATAATCCTGATTTAGCTGCCGAGATGGATCATCATCTTACCGGACAGAATGCATCTTTTGAAGCTCCTAGTTCTACTACACATCTTATAGATTCGTTAGCCGTCGATAGTGGTGCTACGGATCTTGAAAGTGCCAGCGAACTTGGTCCAA GTCGCTTAGCACCACCACCTACGTCAGGGACACTGACATCGGAACCGAGTGGAACTGAAGATATGAGTGAAAGTGAT GGTAAACACAAGAAGAAGAAACGACGCTTCAAACTTCCCTCATTCTCTTTAAAACCTAAAGACAAATCAAAGAGTAAATGA